AATCCAGTATGGCTGCGTCGTACTGGCGCAGGGCGTAGTGGCATTCGCCAATCCAGTATTGCGCATTATCGGCCAGCGGATGATTGGCATTCTGGCTCAGCAGAGTTTGAAACAAAGAAAGCGCCGACTGATAATCCCGCGCTTCAAACGCCTGGCGGGCCTGTTGATAGGTCGCTTCATAATCACCGCTGCCGGCGGCTGCGGCCGAGCTGCTAACAGAGGGAACGTAAAGTTGGCCTTTACCCTTTTTCTGCTGCAGTTGTTCGATTTTTAAGCTCTGTTGGGCTAACTGATCTTTCAGTTGTTGAATCAACCGATCTTTATCTTTGAGCTGCCGTTGTAAACTCTGGATACGCTTTTTGTAATTTTCGATTTCTTTACTATCGGCTCTGGTAGCTGCTGCGGCCATGGATTGATCCGGATTGGCAATATCGCTTTCATCGAGCAGGTTCAGCTGTTCCTTCGGTTTTTGCTTTTTCTTAGGCGTTTCGGTGGTCGTTTCGATGCCTAATAGTTTTTCAATATCCGTCAGGTCCTGTTGTTGAGAATCATCAATTTGATACTCCGCATCCTGATTTTTGCGAGAGCCTGCACAACTGAAAAGTAAAAAGGAAAAAATTAAGAAAAGTAACGAAAAATATCTCAGGTACATTTTTGCCTCCCCGTAGAATGGAATTAATTATAGGAATATATCAATCTATTTGGAATAAGTCAATAAAATTGATGCTTTTAGGCGGGGAAAATAATATTCTCATAATTGGTCGGCCGATGACGATCATTGAAAAAAAGATGCATGGAGGTTAAAGGCACAATGGCATTAAAAAAACAAATTAACAAAGCCGTGTGAAGAGGATAACCGCATATCAACTGTCAGAGCCAATGCCGGAGGCCATTGAGGGCAGGTTAAATTCAGAAAATGGCAAGAGCGCTGTCACAAATATTTAAAATGTGAATCTATAAAAATGAGAATCGATACAAAAAATAGTTACAGGAGGACCTGATCATGAAGCTGGAAGTGGTTAAAAGGAACATTGAAACGCTGAGCGAGACGTTTGAGGAGCAGTTGGAGCAGAAGACAAAGAAACTGGAAACGCTTCTTAAAAATTTTAACCCGGATCTTTGTTTTTTAAAGATCGACCTGCAAGCCGATGAAAAAAACAGAATCTACACCACCTATTTAAAACTTGATTTGCGGAGTAAGGTTTTAAAGGCAAAGAAAAGCGGGAATACGCTGCAGGCATCGGCTAATGAAGCGTTTAAAGCCTTATTCAGAGAGGTTAAAAAATACAAAGAATTTTTGCGCCGCGAACCGGAGTATCGCAGAAAGCGATTTGCCGAATCGGCTAAGACCAGTGTTTCGCCCCTGCAATTGGATGAAGGCGTAAAAAGCGTTTACAGCGATTTAATCCAAAGCATTTTGCATAAACTAATCAACTTTACAAGAAGAGAACTGCTGGCGCGCGATCTTTTTAAAGAAAACGATCCTTCTGGCGCCCTGGTTAAAGAGATCATTGATGAAGCCATTGCCAATGTGGGATCGGAAATCGGCACCCAGTTCAACAAAAGGGAAGCGCGCCGCAAACTATACAAAGAGATCATAAAAATCATCGATCAAAAAATAAAAGGAGAACATAAGCGCCCGCTTTCTCTGGAAAAAGAAGTTTATGAAATAGATGAAGAGAATTTCTTTGAATACTACCAGCCAGATGAAAGCCTGCGCATGGAGGACATTTTGCCGGGCGTAAAATGGCCCGAAGAGCAGGAAGAATTAAAACTGAGTTTACAGGAAATACTGGAAGAACTACCGGAGGATTTACGGCAGGCTTTTACCCTGACGCAAATGAACGATTTTTCCTATGAAGAAGTGGCCATGATTCAGGACAAACCTGTCGAACAGATTAAGGAAGAAGTGGAAAAAGCGCGAAAAATCATCCAGGAAAAATTGACCGTTGACGCGTTGTAACGCTTTTATTAACCTGAACCATTTGCCATAGCTCCCCCTGCAGAAAAATGCCGGGCGTGCACGGATTGCCGGCGCGTGTACGTCCGGTTTAATAATAAAACTGAATGTCCCCCAAAATTTCAAACAAAGACCTTATAATAGATTGATATTTAAGGGAATACATTAGCTGAATGTATGAAAAACTCACCCCCTTAATCCCCCGCCTTGCTCTGTGAGTCTTCGACGAAGAGAGGGGGACAAGAGCATACCTAACGTGGTAGCAATTATGAGATTAGGGGGTGAGTTGTAAAAATGATCTTAGAAAAAATATTGTAAACTTAAAAATTTGGGGGACATTCAGGGTTAAATGATAAAATTCTTGACAGAAAAAGATAAATGATCTAAATTTGTCTTTTGAAAAGCGGGAGTAATTCAGTGGCCAGAATGCCAGCTTCCCAAGCTGGACGTCGCGGGTTCGACTCCCGTCTCCCGCTCTTTTTTATAATCAGTTTTGTGTCTTTAAACTTGCCCTGCAAAATGAGTACTTTATGAAATTAAAACAGATTTTCATTCTCTTCTTAGTCTCAATTATCACTTCCTGTAGTCATCTTTCCCGTGAATCTTTAAATGGCCATTTAGATGACGCACAAAGCCATTATTTAACCGGCCAGCGTTTTTTACAGCAGGAGGAATGGGTTCAAGCCGAAATAGAGTTCCGTAAGGCGCTGGATATAAAACCCGGCTATGCGCCCGCCTTAGATGGTTTAGCGCAACTGGCCTTACAAAAAAACGATCTTGCTCGGGCGGAAAACTGGCTGAATCAAATTCCAGAAACACAAAGCGGCTGGTTGCCTGCCTATTTAACAAGAGCGCGTTTAAAATTTAAACAGGGCGAATATCAAAAGAGCCTTTCGCAACTTAAAAGAATAGAAGATAGAGTAGAGCAACTTAGGCTGGACTCTTTGCGTGTAGAGATTGCCGCACTAAAGCTACGCAATTTGATCCGTTTGCGACGATGGACGGAAGCCCGGGAGCTGATTACTAAATTCGGTGCGCATCTGGCGAGTAACGGCGGAGTGGAAAAGCTGGCCATTTTACCGCAGGAGATAGAGCAAATTATTAATACGCTCCCTTCCGAATTTAGCCATTTAATTTTTAAAAAGGCCGTTAGCCGCGCCGAACTGGCAGAGATTATTGCTGAATGGTGTCCACCAGCAGGCGATGTTCCTTTAAGTTTGTGGGAATACGATCCGCCTATTTCCTTTCAGGCCATTCGGGATTTACCCACGGACAAAAAGGAGGCCTCTGCCATTCGTAAAGTTTTAGGCTGGCATATTATGTGGGCTTTTCCTGATGGTCGTTTTTACCCCAGAGACTATGTTACGCGGGGAGAATTAGCCATTGTGTTACAGCGTTTGCTGGCGGCCGACCAACTTAATTTAAGGGCGATGAGGGAAAAGCGAGTGGATTACCCTGATGTGCCATTGAATACGCCTTTGTGGAAGGCCATCCGCGAGCTTAGTATTTACCGTTTAATGGTCCCGGAACAGAGTAAAAGGTTCAGGCCGGAAAAAAAAGTAAGCGGTATGGAAGTAATCAGGGCTTTCCAGAAATTAAAGTGCTTATGAATGGCGGCGTCCTTTCCACTCCACCTTAAGCGGCGCGGCGCTTAACACACTGAACACGATCAGGTAAAAAAAGTAGAACATTTCAAAGCCCGGAAAATATTTAAGCAATTGACGCAGATTCAATTTTTTTAAAGCGGCAAACAGCACAAAAAAATCGGCTGCCATTAAAAATGTCGGGGCAAGCCACACCGCCCAATATGTGAAATTAAAAAACAGCGCGATTAACGTCGTTAGGTGCGTTACCGCGGAGAAGAGAGTAACAAAATAACCCCAGGGGCGCATCTTTTTACCGCCGGCGATCCAGCGCAGTCGTTGCTGAAAAAAACTTTTAAAATCGGGCAGAGGATGGCTGTAAACAGCATTCAGTGGATCAATGGTGTGAATGATCTTCCACTGCGTTTGTTTGCGGATGGCTTCCATCAGGGCAAAATCTTCGGTAACCGAAAAACCGATCCGCTCAAATCCGCCCACCTGCCGATAGGCTTCCAGACGAAAGGCAAAATTATTGCCCAGAATACTGATGGGTTTGCCGGCGTTGCTGTTCAGAGCGGCCATTGCTTGCAGGTAGGCCCAGTCCAATGCCTGAATGCGCGCAAAAAAAGAATGTTCGGGTTGCGTGATCATCAGCTTCCCAAAAGGAAACAGGCTGGTAAAGCCTCCGACCATTCCCACCTCAGGCGAAAAATAACGCGTCATACGCTCAATCCAGGTTTGGGAAACCACGCAATCGGCATCGGTAATCAAAACGAGCGGATGGTCAATCTTTTGCAATCCCTGCGCCAGGACATTCATTTTACCCCGCAAGCCGGCGTAGTGATCTTTAATTTCGATTAGATGAAAATTGGCATTCCGGTGGGCAAATTGTCTGGCAATCATCGGGGAATGGTCGGTTGAGCCGTCGTTCAGCACAAAAACATCGTAAAGACCAGCGGGGTAAGTTTGCTTTTCAAGGGCGGCCAGGCAATCGCCGATAAAATTTTCCTCGTTACGCATGGCGATTAAAACGGCCACGCGTAATTTTGACGATTCCGCCAGCGCAGAGGGCGCGGGAAAAAGACTGAGCGCGATTGTGAGACCAAGGTAGAAAAACGCAAGAAATAAAGTGATAACTAACAACCAATCCATGGCAATCAATCTTTATTTGTAACGGGCTTTTGAACGGCGGCCTCTATTTTATTTTCTGCCCATTGAAAATAGCCCAGCTGTCCAAGGGCTCCGAAAAGAACAACGTAAAAGGGATGCAAAAAAGAGACGATGGGAAAAACGACCAACGATCTTAAATCTTTTAAGGTACGCGCCGCTTTATTCATGAATAAAAATTCGCCGCCCATTTTCAGCGTCCAGATCAATAAAAAACCGCCGGAAATAGAAAAGGTAGAAAGACTGTACACGGTTTTTCCGGCTAACAACAGGTTAAACAGGTAATACAAAATCAGCCCAATGGTTACCTTTGCAGGGTAGTCAAAACCTTTGCTGGCGTATCGGAGGCGTTGATGGAGGAATTTAGACCACAGGCGCGGAGGATTGTTAAACACATGCGCATGGGCGTCGTTTGCGTATTTTATTTTGTATTTACCGGCCTCGCGTACCAGGGTTAAAAACAGATCGTCGTCGCCGGAAAGGTGCGCTTTATAAGGCCCAAAACCGCCAATTTCCTCGTACAATGTTTTGCGATAGGCCATGTTGGTTCCCACGCAGGTCAAAGGCCAGCCCAGTCCGGTAGAAGCGGCGGCTATAGCGGCATGAGAAAGGTATTCCAGGGCCAACAAACGCTTAACAAAATGGCGCGCCGGTTTAATGCGGTAGGGAGCATAACCGATGACCATGTGCGTGTCGTCGGTAAAGTAGGAAACCATCGTTTCCACCCATCGGTAGCCCGGGCGACCGTCCGCATCCGTCAATAAAATAATTTCGCCCCTGGCCTGTTGTAGCGCCGTGTGGATGGCCCGTTTTTTTGGGGCAAAATC
This sequence is a window from Caldithrix abyssi DSM 13497. Protein-coding genes within it:
- the ybgF gene encoding tol-pal system protein YbgF; this translates as MYLRYFSLLFLIFSFLLFSCAGSRKNQDAEYQIDDSQQQDLTDIEKLLGIETTTETPKKKQKPKEQLNLLDESDIANPDQSMAAAATRADSKEIENYKKRIQSLQRQLKDKDRLIQQLKDQLAQQSLKIEQLQQKKGKGQLYVPSVSSSAAAAGSGDYEATYQQARQAFEARDYQSALSLFQTLLSQNANHPLADNAQYWIGECHYALRQYDAAILDFQKVFTFPNSNKAPDAQFKLVLCYLKKGDMEKAREEYERLRTDYPDSPYVDRATEILSRY
- a CDS encoding sigma factor-like helix-turn-helix DNA-binding protein, with product MKLEVVKRNIETLSETFEEQLEQKTKKLETLLKNFNPDLCFLKIDLQADEKNRIYTTYLKLDLRSKVLKAKKSGNTLQASANEAFKALFREVKKYKEFLRREPEYRRKRFAESAKTSVSPLQLDEGVKSVYSDLIQSILHKLINFTRRELLARDLFKENDPSGALVKEIIDEAIANVGSEIGTQFNKREARRKLYKEIIKIIDQKIKGEHKRPLSLEKEVYEIDEENFFEYYQPDESLRMEDILPGVKWPEEQEELKLSLQEILEELPEDLRQAFTLTQMNDFSYEEVAMIQDKPVEQIKEEVEKARKIIQEKLTVDAL
- a CDS encoding tetratricopeptide repeat protein yields the protein MKLKQIFILFLVSIITSCSHLSRESLNGHLDDAQSHYLTGQRFLQQEEWVQAEIEFRKALDIKPGYAPALDGLAQLALQKNDLARAENWLNQIPETQSGWLPAYLTRARLKFKQGEYQKSLSQLKRIEDRVEQLRLDSLRVEIAALKLRNLIRLRRWTEARELITKFGAHLASNGGVEKLAILPQEIEQIINTLPSEFSHLIFKKAVSRAELAEIIAEWCPPAGDVPLSLWEYDPPISFQAIRDLPTDKKEASAIRKVLGWHIMWAFPDGRFYPRDYVTRGELAIVLQRLLAADQLNLRAMREKRVDYPDVPLNTPLWKAIRELSIYRLMVPEQSKRFRPEKKVSGMEVIRAFQKLKCL
- a CDS encoding glycosyltransferase translates to MDWLLVITLFLAFFYLGLTIALSLFPAPSALAESSKLRVAVLIAMRNEENFIGDCLAALEKQTYPAGLYDVFVLNDGSTDHSPMIARQFAHRNANFHLIEIKDHYAGLRGKMNVLAQGLQKIDHPLVLITDADCVVSQTWIERMTRYFSPEVGMVGGFTSLFPFGKLMITQPEHSFFARIQALDWAYLQAMAALNSNAGKPISILGNNFAFRLEAYRQVGGFERIGFSVTEDFALMEAIRKQTQWKIIHTIDPLNAVYSHPLPDFKSFFQQRLRWIAGGKKMRPWGYFVTLFSAVTHLTTLIALFFNFTYWAVWLAPTFLMAADFFVLFAALKKLNLRQLLKYFPGFEMFYFFYLIVFSVLSAAPLKVEWKGRRHS
- a CDS encoding glycosyltransferase, which encodes MMIDTILLILTIGFVLTILFFYRGFLRLNRQKRTASKPAVSVIVCAHNEEKNLPDCLKRLARQNYPDEKIEFIIVNDRSTDRTPQIIHQYASKDRRFKAVTINDRIPDFAPKKRAIHTALQQARGEIILLTDADGRPGYRWVETMVSYFTDDTHMVIGYAPYRIKPARHFVKRLLALEYLSHAAIAAASTGLGWPLTCVGTNMAYRKTLYEEIGGFGPYKAHLSGDDDLFLTLVREAGKYKIKYANDAHAHVFNNPPRLWSKFLHQRLRYASKGFDYPAKVTIGLILYYLFNLLLAGKTVYSLSTFSISGGFLLIWTLKMGGEFLFMNKAARTLKDLRSLVVFPIVSFLHPFYVVLFGALGQLGYFQWAENKIEAAVQKPVTNKD